The Novibacillus thermophilus genome segment CTCGATCCTGTATGATGTGTTTGGCATTCAAGGACCTAAGTGGTTTCATTCGTCAACGATGGTAGTTCCGTCTATGGTTTTCATGCAGCTTACCGCGTTAGGGAGCACGATGGTCATTTTTTTGGCGGGATTGCAAACGCTGCCTGACGATTTGTATGAGGCTGCACAAATCGATGGCGCAGGGAAAATCCGGCAATTTTTTAATATAACGGTTCCACTCATTTCTCCCGTTATTTTGTTTAACACCATTATCGGCATTATTACTTCGTTTCAGATTTTTACCCAGGCTTACGTCATTACAAAGGGAGGCCCAGACTGGAATTCTTACTTTTATGTCTATTATCTTTTCGAGACGGCTTTTGCAAAGTTTCAAATGGGATATGCATCTGCCCAAGCCTGGATACTGTTTGTAATCATATTCATTTTGACCATGCTCGCTTTGCTCATTTCGAGGCGGTTTGTGTACTACGAATACGTTAAAGAACGGACGTGAGGTGTATGAGTAAAGTATACGCGCGAGGAGAGCACGGACCTGTTGGGAAACTGGGCATATACACGCTCTTGGTTGTCTTCTTGCTGTTGTTCTCATTTCCGGTCTTTTGGATGGTATCCACGTCTTTAAAGTCTATGACTGAAATACACCAAATACCGCAGTCTTGGATTCCGTCTGACTTTTTGTGGCAGAACTACGTTGAAGTGTTTAAGATGGCTCCTTTCGGCACTTATTTGTGGAATACGATTTGGTACACGGGCATTACGGTCATTGGCACCGCCTTAACTTCTTCTTTAGTGGCGTATGCGTTTGCAAGGCTGAGGGCGAGGGGGAGCCAGTTTTTGTTTGGCGTGGTGTTAAGCACGATGATGTTACCGCAGCAAGTCGTCATGATTCCCCAATACCTTTTGTTTAATAAGTTAGGCTGGACTGATTCTTATTTACCCCTTGTCGTTCCGTCTTTTGGCGCCAGTGCTTTTTCAATTTTTCTGCTAAGGCAATTTTATTTAGGAATTCCCCGGGACATGGATGAAGCGGTCAAGATTGATGGAGGTGGCTATTTCACCATTTATTGCAAGATTATACTTCCTTTGTCGGTTCCGGCGCTGGCCACTGTTGGGATTTTAGAATATATGTTCCGCTGGAATGATTTGATGGGACCCCTCATTTATGTGCACAGCACTGACAAATATCCGTTAGCTTTAGGGTTAGCCAATCTAACGGCCGAACAGGGCGCAACCCCTTGGAACGTATTAATGGCCGCTTCCGTTATGGCTGTGTCGATTCCATTGCTCCTATTTTTCTTGGCTCAAAAATACTTTATAAAAGGAATCGCTATAACTGCATCAAAAGGATAAGAATTTAAATATAATTTGATGAAATTTCCTATGAAAAAATGAGTTGCAAGCAGGGAATTCATGTGCGGTGTCGAATATTTACTTGAGGCCCATTTTTAATACAGGAGGTCTATACCTACATACGTATATACCATAGAGGTTACAGGAGTTGAACGTTGAAATGGTGTCGTATCGTTTTTACAGGGCCGGTGACGAAACAAAAGTGGTTCAATTGTGGAACGAATGCTTACTTCAGGACCCGATCACTCAAAAGCGCTTTCGGAACCTCGTACTGTTGGACCCTAATTTTGATCCTGAAGGGCTGCGGTTAGCGTTTGCGGAAAACGAACTGGTCGGATGCGCGTATGCCGTTAGGCGGCGCGTCCCGTTGCACGGAACTGACCTTGAGCCGGACAGTGGGTGGATTCCGTTTTTCTTTGTGCGTCGCGACTGTTCCCGGCGGGGGATCGGTTCGCGGCTGTTGAGCGATGCGTGTCAGTTTTTGCACCGCACCGGACGGAAAGACGTGTTTTTTGCTTCTTACGCCCCGAACTACATTTTACCCGGTATTGATAAAAGCGCTTACCCCGAAGGGTTTCAGTTTTTGCAGAAGCAAGGGTTTAAGGTTCAATACACTCCCGTTGCCATGGACCGTTCACTCGTCGGCTACGAGATTCCGGAAGATGTGCTGGCGTTGAAAAGGCGGCGGGAGCAGGAAGGGTATACATTTGAGACAGCCCGGGACAGCGATTTGTACAACGTGATCCAGTTTGCGAACACGGTGTTTCACCCGGATTGGGGAAGGGCAGTCCGCGAAGGCGTGTTGCAGGGGTTGCCGTTGGAGCGCATCATTGTGGCCCGTCAAAAGGGAACAATCGTTGGGTTTTGTCTCTACGGGGGGTACGAAGGGGTTCCTGAGCGGTTTGGCCCGTTTGGGGTAGATCCGGAACAACGAGGGAAGGGTCTCGGCAAAATACTGCTGTACGACTGCTTGCACAGGATGCGTTCAGAAGGGTTGCACGGGGCCTGGTTTTTGTGGACCGGGAAAAGGACTTCTGCCGGGTATTTGTACAAGCGAGCGGGCTTTGAAGTGACACGACAGTTCCACGTGATGAAAAAGTGCCTTTAGAGTGCCTTTAATTCCCGGTCCAGTCGTTACAGAGGGCCCATAAAGAGTGATGTCAGGAGGAGGAAGTAGCGTGAAGCATTATGTCAAAAGCCTGTTATTAATGTTCTCTGCCGTTTTGGTCGTCGGGTTAATCGGGTGCAGTTCTTCTGGAGCGGGTGAAGGAAATGCAGACAGTAAGAGCGACGAAGGCGCGGTCGAG includes the following:
- a CDS encoding carbohydrate ABC transporter permease; this encodes MSRNFRRNPEIVREERAFWIFASPWIVGTVLFTGGPMIASLFLSFSRYDIISSPVFVGLENYIQLFQDKLFYKSLSVTAYYVLLSVPFTIISALLLAVLLNQKVKGLAFFRTFYYAPSVISGVSVAYLWAWLLNPDFGVVNSILYDVFGIQGPKWFHSSTMVVPSMVFMQLTALGSTMVIFLAGLQTLPDDLYEAAQIDGAGKIRQFFNITVPLISPVILFNTIIGIITSFQIFTQAYVITKGGPDWNSYFYVYYLFETAFAKFQMGYASAQAWILFVIIFILTMLALLISRRFVYYEYVKERT
- a CDS encoding carbohydrate ABC transporter permease, with the translated sequence MSKVYARGEHGPVGKLGIYTLLVVFLLLFSFPVFWMVSTSLKSMTEIHQIPQSWIPSDFLWQNYVEVFKMAPFGTYLWNTIWYTGITVIGTALTSSLVAYAFARLRARGSQFLFGVVLSTMMLPQQVVMIPQYLLFNKLGWTDSYLPLVVPSFGASAFSIFLLRQFYLGIPRDMDEAVKIDGGGYFTIYCKIILPLSVPALATVGILEYMFRWNDLMGPLIYVHSTDKYPLALGLANLTAEQGATPWNVLMAASVMAVSIPLLLFFLAQKYFIKGIAITASKG
- a CDS encoding GNAT family N-acetyltransferase, with amino-acid sequence MVSYRFYRAGDETKVVQLWNECLLQDPITQKRFRNLVLLDPNFDPEGLRLAFAENELVGCAYAVRRRVPLHGTDLEPDSGWIPFFFVRRDCSRRGIGSRLLSDACQFLHRTGRKDVFFASYAPNYILPGIDKSAYPEGFQFLQKQGFKVQYTPVAMDRSLVGYEIPEDVLALKRRREQEGYTFETARDSDLYNVIQFANTVFHPDWGRAVREGVLQGLPLERIIVARQKGTIVGFCLYGGYEGVPERFGPFGVDPEQRGKGLGKILLYDCLHRMRSEGLHGAWFLWTGKRTSAGYLYKRAGFEVTRQFHVMKKCL